A genomic region of Paenibacillus sp. PL2-23 contains the following coding sequences:
- the spoVAD gene encoding stage V sporulation protein AD has protein sequence MLRGKQSWWFENKPVIIGAAAVVGPDEGEGPLAAEFDLVHPELDMQQKSWEKAERLLLEQASEFAVQNAKMDKSGIQFYIGGDLMNQIISNSFAARTLGAPYIGVFGACSTSMETLALASQLVDSGAATHVLAGTCSHNCTAEKQFRYPTEYGSQKPPTAQYTVTGAGAAVVAASGEGPVIECATIGKVVDLGITDPFNMGAAMAPAAVDTIQAHFNDTGRTPGHYDLIVTGDLAGVGHPIARDLLMQNGVPMDHTEFNDCGLMVYDVQRQKVQAGGSGCGCSAVVTYGHLLKRLQRGELKRILVVATGALLSPLSFQQGESIPCIAHAVAIAAGKEQSS, from the coding sequence ATGCTCCGGGGCAAACAATCATGGTGGTTCGAAAATAAACCCGTTATTATAGGCGCGGCAGCGGTTGTCGGTCCAGACGAAGGCGAGGGTCCGCTCGCTGCTGAATTTGATCTTGTGCATCCTGAGCTGGATATGCAGCAGAAGAGCTGGGAGAAGGCGGAGCGGCTGCTGCTGGAGCAAGCAAGCGAATTCGCCGTCCAGAACGCCAAGATGGATAAAAGCGGCATTCAATTCTATATCGGCGGCGATCTGATGAATCAGATTATTAGCAACAGCTTTGCCGCCCGCACGCTGGGAGCGCCGTATATCGGCGTATTTGGCGCCTGCTCCACCTCTATGGAGACGCTGGCGCTGGCCTCGCAGCTGGTCGACAGCGGCGCGGCTACACATGTGCTGGCAGGCACCTGCAGCCATAACTGCACAGCTGAGAAGCAGTTCCGCTATCCGACGGAATACGGCTCGCAGAAGCCTCCGACGGCGCAATATACGGTGACCGGCGCGGGCGCCGCCGTTGTGGCAGCATCTGGAGAGGGGCCCGTCATTGAATGCGCGACGATCGGCAAGGTTGTTGACCTTGGTATAACCGATCCGTTCAATATGGGTGCAGCGATGGCCCCGGCTGCTGTGGATACGATCCAGGCGCATTTCAACGATACCGGCAGAACGCCGGGCCATTATGACCTGATCGTGACTGGCGACCTGGCCGGCGTGGGGCATCCCATCGCCAGGGATCTGCTCATGCAGAACGGCGTACCGATGGATCATACGGAGTTTAATGATTGCGGCCTGATGGTGTATGATGTGCAGCGCCAGAAGGTCCAGGCGGGAGGCAGCGGCTGCGGCTGCTCGGCCGTCGTCACTTACGGCCATCTGCTCAAAAGACTGCAGCGAGGCGAGCTAAAGCGCATTCTGGTCGTTGCTACCGGCGCACTGCTGTCGCCCTTATCCTTCCAGCAAGGCGAAAGCATTCCATGTATTGCCCATGCGGTGGCCATTGCTGCGGGAAAGGAGCAATCCTCATGA
- a CDS encoding IS1595 family transposase, translated as MALVIEAAVNEFNEAYPDEQSCIDAVESLRWENGVSCVKCGGGSIIRMMSRRMPLFECRSCRDQFSLTSGTIMHKSRTPLRKWLLAIYLVACHKDGVNATKLSQIIEVTYKTAWKMLHCIRLSISWMDQQRTLSGLVEAKLEIFGRQTILTENRLMKERSIIIAHNKETAGPGYYRLAFIPRHKHARALLNVHEQEAFMAKHCEKDATIVQMNPRFQQLRKLQYYKVIDSDGNEKWTCESQSLDPMYPLSRMTDNILQWMNDTYHGIGIKYAQHYLDEGCFRLNYGAFGSAAAFNRLLLCVLNSRHVDQLSAHISLSSQDQSLHSVC; from the coding sequence GTGGCATTGGTGATAGAGGCGGCAGTGAATGAGTTTAATGAAGCATATCCGGATGAGCAATCTTGTATAGATGCGGTCGAGAGCTTGAGGTGGGAGAACGGGGTTAGCTGCGTCAAGTGTGGAGGGGGTTCCATTATCCGAATGATGTCGAGAAGAATGCCGTTGTTCGAATGCAGGTCTTGCCGCGATCAATTTTCATTAACCTCCGGAACGATTATGCACAAGAGCAGAACCCCGCTGAGGAAATGGCTGTTGGCCATATATTTGGTGGCCTGCCATAAGGATGGTGTAAATGCTACGAAACTAAGCCAGATCATTGAAGTAACCTATAAGACCGCCTGGAAGATGCTTCACTGCATCCGGCTTTCAATTTCCTGGATGGATCAGCAGAGAACTCTCTCAGGTTTAGTGGAAGCGAAGCTTGAAATATTCGGAAGACAGACTATATTAACAGAAAATCGACTGATGAAAGAACGTTCCATCATCATTGCCCACAACAAGGAAACAGCTGGCCCTGGCTACTACAGGCTAGCATTCATCCCGAGACATAAGCATGCCAGAGCTTTGCTCAATGTTCACGAGCAGGAAGCTTTTATGGCGAAGCATTGCGAGAAGGACGCTACTATTGTCCAGATGAATCCTCGTTTTCAGCAGTTGCGGAAGTTGCAATATTACAAGGTTATTGACTCTGATGGCAATGAGAAATGGACGTGCGAATCGCAATCCTTAGATCCTATGTACCCCCTGTCAAGAATGACGGATAACATTCTGCAATGGATGAATGACACCTACCATGGCATAGGAATCAAATACGCCCAACACTATCTGGATGAGGGCTGTTTTCGGTTAAACTATGGAGCATTTGGTTCCGCGGCTGCATTTAATCGCTTACTGTTATGTGTTCTGAATTCACGGCATGTTGATCAATTATCGGCACATATTTCCTTATCCTCACAGGATCAAAGTCTACATTCAGTATGCTGA
- a CDS encoding DegV family protein, with the protein MANIRVFADSVSDLPQEWVRRYGITIVPLYIIFGEQSFRDGIDITTDDIYRRVDESGVLPRTAAPSPNDFVEAFRAATEGGDQVLYISMSARVSSTYQNAIIAMEELPEGLVTVIDSTHLSASYAMLVIMAARMLEQGDSLAETVSAIEERKARVEIDILIDRLDYLHKGGRVSSIQSMIGSMLQIRPVLGIKNGLIISTRKYRGKTQKALENVMKNVVDNMGSLDLKLVVIAQTVAEKSADYIRTYLLEHTDVQEIIVIEGGCTICSHTGPNTVAISYLKK; encoded by the coding sequence TTGGCCAACATTAGAGTATTCGCAGACAGCGTTTCCGATCTTCCGCAAGAGTGGGTTAGGAGATATGGCATTACCATCGTGCCGCTTTACATTATTTTTGGCGAGCAAAGCTTTAGGGATGGCATCGATATTACGACTGACGATATTTACAGGCGTGTAGACGAATCGGGCGTTTTGCCCAGGACCGCAGCTCCGTCGCCCAACGATTTTGTGGAGGCTTTTCGAGCGGCGACGGAGGGCGGAGACCAGGTTTTGTATATCAGCATGTCGGCCCGGGTCTCATCGACTTATCAGAACGCGATAATCGCTATGGAGGAGCTTCCGGAGGGGCTGGTTACAGTCATCGATTCCACGCATCTCTCGGCAAGCTACGCCATGCTGGTGATTATGGCGGCGCGCATGCTGGAGCAGGGCGACAGCTTGGCTGAGACGGTGTCTGCTATCGAGGAGCGCAAGGCTCGTGTCGAAATCGATATTCTGATCGATCGTCTGGATTATCTTCACAAGGGCGGCCGAGTATCCAGTATTCAAAGCATGATCGGAAGCATGCTCCAGATCCGGCCCGTACTAGGAATCAAGAACGGACTAATTATATCGACAAGGAAATACCGGGGGAAAACACAGAAGGCGCTCGAAAATGTTATGAAGAACGTAGTTGATAACATGGGGAGCCTCGATTTGAAGCTGGTTGTTATCGCCCAGACGGTTGCGGAGAAGTCCGCTGATTACATCAGAACCTACCTGCTGGAGCATACCGATGTCCAAGAAATTATAGTCATTGAAGGCGGCTGCACCATCTGCTCCCATACAGGGCCGAATACCGTTGCAATAAGCTATCTCAAAAAATAA
- the spoVAE gene encoding stage V sporulation protein AE has translation MIFLWAFLVGGAICVIGQLMFDVLKLTPAHTMATLVVIGAIVDGLNLYEPLIEFAGAGASVPITSFGNALVHGALTELHNSGWIGVISGIFKVTSAGISAAIIFSFLAALVIRPKG, from the coding sequence ATGATCTTCCTGTGGGCCTTCCTTGTGGGCGGGGCCATATGCGTCATCGGCCAGCTCATGTTCGACGTGCTGAAGCTGACGCCTGCGCATACCATGGCGACCTTGGTTGTCATCGGCGCGATCGTCGACGGCTTGAATCTGTACGAGCCTCTTATTGAGTTTGCCGGCGCAGGCGCATCGGTTCCCATTACAAGCTTTGGCAACGCGCTGGTGCACGGCGCCTTGACGGAGCTGCACAACTCCGGCTGGATTGGGGTCATATCCGGCATATTCAAGGTGACAAGCGCCGGCATATCGGCTGCGATTATTTTCTCCTTTCTGGCGGCGCTCGTTATTCGGCCAAAAGGCTAA
- a CDS encoding helix-turn-helix domain-containing protein: protein MWEKPDALERLDLHIRWGPYNIQVLRFHLTQFLPGRTVPFHKHAEFEFHFIPKGKGKVILVDKEYALKAGQLYLTGPGVIHYQEADALEAMDELCLHIDIVERTDEPPSDDWEFVEAVTCVKKLMDLPLAPAQDAHEAMPCFLDAYQACMAGYPGSYTTIKQQVIQILLRTVRAYETPGSNDQLPTKDMKSYRYELALEFMRVNYAESVTLEDVAERLWISPRQLQRLFKEHGEGHSFTRILEDIRLAAVIQELEASSSSIEGIAARTGFASGNYLHAVFRKRYGMTPSDYRKSIQSGGNIHVQHL, encoded by the coding sequence ATGTGGGAGAAACCGGACGCCTTGGAGCGATTGGATTTGCATATCCGTTGGGGACCCTACAATATTCAAGTGCTTCGCTTTCATCTAACGCAATTCCTGCCGGGCAGAACGGTGCCCTTCCATAAGCATGCCGAATTTGAATTTCATTTCATTCCCAAGGGAAAAGGCAAGGTCATTCTAGTTGACAAGGAATACGCCTTGAAAGCGGGTCAGCTGTATCTAACAGGACCGGGCGTTATCCATTACCAGGAAGCCGACGCCTTGGAGGCGATGGATGAGCTTTGTCTGCATATCGATATCGTGGAGCGTACCGACGAGCCGCCATCTGATGATTGGGAGTTTGTAGAAGCCGTCACTTGCGTGAAGAAGCTTATGGACCTTCCACTCGCTCCCGCCCAGGATGCGCATGAAGCAATGCCTTGCTTCCTGGATGCTTATCAAGCATGCATGGCCGGGTATCCCGGCAGCTATACGACGATCAAGCAGCAAGTGATTCAGATTCTTCTGCGTACGGTTAGGGCGTACGAGACGCCCGGCAGCAACGACCAGCTGCCCACCAAGGACATGAAAAGCTATCGCTACGAGCTTGCTCTTGAATTTATGAGAGTGAATTATGCGGAGTCTGTCACGCTGGAGGATGTGGCGGAGCGACTCTGGATAAGCCCCCGCCAGCTGCAGAGATTGTTTAAGGAGCATGGCGAAGGCCACTCCTTTACCCGCATATTAGAGGATATACGCCTAGCGGCTGTCATCCAGGAGCTTGAAGCATCGAGCTCTTCCATTGAGGGGATCGCTGCCCGGACTGGCTTTGCATCAGGCAACTACTTACACGCTGTTTTCCGCAAGCGGTACGGCATGACGCCGTCCGACTATCGCAAATCTATTCAATCAGGAGGAAATATCCATGTCCAACATCTATAA
- a CDS encoding MoxR family ATPase, whose product MEIRTADMQLCSTIVRNLNTCILGKQDEIERLLIAVLAGGHVLLEDVPGTGKTQLVKALAKSIGGQFRRIQCNPDLLPTDITGVSIYHPKQESFIFRPGPVMANILLADEINRATTKTQSALLEAMEEGCVTVDGDTYELPAPFILLATQNPIEFEGTYTLPEAQLDRFMMKLSLGYPTQEDEQKMIAAVESYHPSDQVQPVLEIGDMTRIQKQVQQVHMDDAVAKYIVSLVRATRDHTSVLLGASPRAAISLTRAAKASAYLQQREYVTPDDVKSLAPFILPHRLLLRTEARMNGLHAEDVVSQAIQSTKVPVRLER is encoded by the coding sequence ATGGAAATTCGTACAGCTGACATGCAATTATGCTCGACGATCGTTCGAAACTTAAATACTTGTATTCTCGGAAAGCAAGACGAGATAGAAAGATTGCTGATCGCAGTGCTCGCTGGCGGGCACGTGCTGCTGGAGGATGTTCCCGGCACCGGCAAAACCCAGCTCGTCAAGGCGCTGGCCAAATCAATTGGCGGACAGTTCAGAAGGATTCAATGCAACCCCGACCTTCTGCCTACGGATATAACAGGCGTGTCGATCTACCACCCCAAGCAGGAAAGCTTCATCTTCCGGCCGGGTCCCGTGATGGCCAATATATTGCTGGCGGACGAGATCAACCGCGCAACGACAAAAACCCAGTCCGCGCTGCTGGAAGCGATGGAGGAGGGCTGCGTGACGGTTGACGGAGACACCTATGAGCTGCCTGCTCCATTCATTCTGCTCGCGACTCAGAACCCCATTGAGTTCGAAGGCACTTACACGCTGCCTGAGGCTCAGCTTGACCGCTTCATGATGAAGCTGTCGCTTGGTTATCCGACTCAGGAGGACGAGCAGAAGATGATTGCGGCTGTCGAAAGCTATCATCCCTCAGATCAAGTGCAGCCGGTCCTGGAGATCGGCGATATGACCCGCATTCAGAAGCAGGTGCAGCAAGTCCATATGGATGACGCCGTCGCCAAATATATTGTAAGCCTGGTCCGGGCCACCAGAGACCATACGAGCGTCCTGCTGGGCGCCAGCCCGCGGGCGGCGATCTCGTTGACGCGCGCGGCCAAAGCCAGCGCCTATCTGCAGCAGCGAGAATACGTCACGCCGGATGACGTCAAGTCGCTTGCGCCATTCATTCTGCCGCATCGCCTGCTCCTGCGGACGGAGGCCAGAATGAACGGACTTCATGCGGAAGACGTAGTATCCCAGGCGATTCAATCGACGAAAGTGCCGGTCCGGCTGGAGCGTTAA
- the spoVAC gene encoding stage V sporulation protein AC yields MSMSPKEYQAYAKEMEPPRSIMLNCLRAFLVGGSICLVGQAISELFVHLMNMTPEQASNPTVAVLILISVILTSLGVYDKLAQFAGAGSAVPVTGFANSMCSAALEHRSEGLVLGVGGNMFKLAGAVIVYGTVAAFFVGIAHLILGTGGQ; encoded by the coding sequence ATGTCGATGTCGCCAAAGGAATATCAGGCCTACGCCAAAGAAATGGAACCGCCCCGCTCCATTATGCTGAACTGCCTCAGAGCTTTCCTGGTCGGCGGGTCGATCTGTCTGGTCGGACAAGCGATTTCGGAGCTGTTCGTCCATCTGATGAATATGACGCCCGAGCAGGCGAGCAACCCGACGGTCGCGGTGCTGATTCTCATATCGGTTATTTTGACCAGTCTTGGCGTGTATGACAAGCTGGCCCAGTTCGCTGGAGCGGGCTCTGCGGTACCGGTGACGGGCTTTGCGAACTCCATGTGCTCGGCTGCGCTTGAGCATCGAAGCGAAGGGCTTGTGCTTGGAGTCGGCGGCAATATGTTCAAGCTTGCGGGCGCGGTTATCGTATACGGCACGGTTGCGGCTTTTTTTGTCGGGATCGCGCACCTCATTCTGGGCACCGGGGGGCAATAA
- a CDS encoding sugar phosphate isomerase/epimerase family protein produces the protein MLRGLTGAGLGKLKDEKELIELAGRYGFQAVDVDAKSLIEKYGEQGAKALLEQNGVVLGAIGLPVEWRQSEEQFASGLNELKQAAAAAQKLGCTRCCTYILPSTDWKAAHFMAVATRRLRQCALILGQYGISLGLEFVGPHHLRSTWKNPFIWTMEETLDWIGAIGEPNVGLLLDAYHWYTTGLGPEAIEALTGGQIVHVHINDAPDVPVEEALDNGRLYPGEGVIDLAGFLKALHSIGYDGPVTQEILTSAPPEDAPEELARRSQRGFDHVFQAAGLSVRV, from the coding sequence ATGCTAAGAGGACTTACGGGAGCGGGCCTGGGCAAGCTGAAGGATGAGAAAGAGCTTATTGAGCTGGCGGGACGTTACGGCTTCCAGGCGGTGGACGTCGACGCCAAATCGTTGATTGAGAAGTACGGAGAGCAGGGAGCGAAGGCGCTATTGGAGCAAAATGGCGTTGTCTTGGGAGCAATCGGGCTGCCTGTCGAGTGGCGCCAGTCAGAGGAGCAGTTCGCCAGCGGCTTGAACGAGCTGAAGCAAGCGGCGGCGGCCGCCCAGAAGCTGGGCTGTACCCGCTGCTGCACGTACATTCTGCCGTCCACGGACTGGAAGGCGGCGCATTTCATGGCGGTTGCGACGCGCAGGCTGCGGCAATGTGCGTTGATTCTGGGCCAATACGGCATCTCGCTGGGGCTGGAGTTTGTAGGTCCGCATCATTTGCGCTCGACTTGGAAAAATCCTTTTATATGGACGATGGAGGAGACGCTGGATTGGATTGGCGCGATTGGGGAGCCGAACGTAGGCTTGCTGCTGGATGCGTATCATTGGTATACGACGGGACTGGGGCCCGAGGCGATTGAAGCGCTGACGGGCGGACAGATCGTGCATGTCCATATCAACGACGCGCCGGACGTGCCCGTCGAGGAAGCGCTCGACAATGGCCGGCTTTATCCCGGTGAAGGGGTCATCGATCTAGCGGGCTTCCTGAAGGCGCTCCACAGCATCGGCTACGATGGGCCCGTTACTCAGGAAATATTGACGAGCGCTCCGCCCGAGGACGCGCCGGAGGAGCTGGCTCGCCGTTCGCAGCGCGGCTTCGACCATGTGTTCCAAGCGGCAGGCCTTTCGGTTCGAGTGTAA
- a CDS encoding Gfo/Idh/MocA family oxidoreductase, which translates to MSGKVRIGIIGAGNIGNVHAHEFSKLFDQCEITAITDAFMPLAQERAIAYGIPFVTATPEELIARSDVDAVIIGVPNQLHAPLAILAIEAGKHVLLEKPMGINSSAAKRILQASAKSDRVVMVAHQMRWEAIPMAIKAQVERGELGRIYSAKTGWFRRKGIPGWGTWFTQMDQSGGGPLIDIGVHMLDLAIYLMGNPKPVSVYGSTYAEFGPSRKGIGTWGMPNWNGAYDVEDLATALIKMEDGSTLSLEVSWAVHMDTDNLPFVHLMGTDGGASYRGGSGKLLTEKFDQPMETTLLRPELDEGERARLSRHFLACIQTGTKPITSALTGFTNNLILDAIYESSRTGHEVVLDWNMNE; encoded by the coding sequence ATGAGCGGCAAGGTTAGAATCGGCATAATCGGTGCAGGCAATATCGGGAATGTGCACGCCCATGAGTTTTCCAAGCTGTTCGACCAGTGTGAGATCACAGCGATTACGGACGCATTTATGCCGCTGGCCCAGGAGCGCGCCATTGCTTACGGCATTCCATTCGTCACAGCTACTCCGGAGGAGCTGATTGCTCGATCCGATGTGGATGCGGTTATCATTGGCGTGCCGAACCAGCTTCACGCGCCGCTGGCTATACTTGCGATCGAAGCAGGCAAGCATGTGCTGCTGGAGAAGCCCATGGGCATTAACAGCAGCGCGGCCAAAAGAATCCTTCAGGCAAGCGCCAAGTCTGACCGAGTTGTGATGGTGGCCCATCAAATGAGGTGGGAGGCTATTCCGATGGCGATTAAGGCGCAGGTGGAGCGCGGCGAGCTTGGCCGGATTTATTCAGCCAAAACGGGTTGGTTCCGGCGCAAGGGCATTCCTGGCTGGGGAACATGGTTCACGCAGATGGATCAATCCGGCGGGGGACCGCTGATCGATATCGGTGTCCATATGCTGGACCTGGCTATCTATCTGATGGGCAATCCAAAGCCAGTGTCCGTCTATGGATCCACCTACGCGGAATTTGGACCAAGCCGTAAAGGCATTGGAACCTGGGGCATGCCCAATTGGAACGGGGCCTATGATGTTGAGGATCTGGCAACAGCGCTTATCAAGATGGAGGACGGCAGCACCTTGTCGCTGGAGGTCAGCTGGGCGGTTCATATGGATACGGACAATCTTCCGTTTGTTCATCTGATGGGCACAGACGGAGGAGCAAGCTACAGGGGCGGCTCCGGCAAGCTGCTTACCGAGAAGTTCGATCAGCCTATGGAAACCACGCTATTGCGGCCAGAGCTGGATGAGGGGGAGAGAGCGCGACTAAGCCGCCACTTCCTGGCATGTATACAAACTGGCACGAAGCCCATCACTTCCGCGCTGACGGGCTTTACGAACAACCTGATTCTGGACGCCATCTACGAAAGCTCCAGAACGGGGCATGAGGTTGTCCTGGACTGGAATATGAACGAATAG
- a CDS encoding Gfo/Idh/MocA family oxidoreductase — MSNIYKIAIIGCGGIANGKHMPALKKLDNIQMIAFCDIVEDKAITAANQYGVEGAKVYTNYKELLSDSSIDIVHVCTPNDSHAEIAIAALEAGKHVMCEKPMAKTAEEAQQMVDAVKRTGKKLTIGYNNRFRSDSQHLKKICESGELGEIYMAKAHAIRRRAVPTWGVFLDEEKQGGGPLIDIGTHALDLTLWMMNNYKPKVVLGTSYHKLSQRENAANAWGPWDPKKFTVEDSAFGMVVMEDGATIMLESSWALNTLEVDEAKCTLCGTEGGADMKGGLRINGEQHSRLYTKEVELSSGGVAFYDGASDNAPDLEMRAWIHAIENDIDPVVTPEQAFVVSQILEAIYESSKTGKAVYL; from the coding sequence ATGTCCAACATCTATAAAATTGCCATTATCGGCTGTGGCGGTATCGCCAACGGCAAGCATATGCCAGCCCTCAAAAAATTAGACAACATTCAAATGATCGCTTTCTGCGACATCGTGGAGGATAAAGCAATCACGGCTGCCAATCAATATGGCGTCGAAGGCGCCAAGGTATATACCAATTACAAGGAGCTGCTTAGCGACTCCTCCATTGACATCGTTCACGTCTGTACACCGAATGACTCCCATGCGGAAATTGCAATTGCGGCGCTAGAGGCCGGCAAGCATGTCATGTGTGAGAAGCCGATGGCCAAAACGGCAGAGGAAGCACAGCAGATGGTGGATGCCGTCAAGCGCACGGGCAAAAAACTGACCATCGGCTACAACAACCGCTTCCGCTCCGACAGCCAGCATTTGAAGAAAATATGCGAATCCGGCGAGCTCGGTGAGATATACATGGCCAAGGCTCACGCCATCCGTCGCCGCGCCGTACCGACCTGGGGCGTATTCCTGGACGAGGAGAAGCAAGGCGGAGGACCGCTTATTGACATCGGTACGCACGCTCTTGATCTTACGCTGTGGATGATGAACAACTATAAACCGAAGGTTGTGCTTGGCACTTCTTATCATAAGCTCTCGCAACGCGAGAATGCGGCGAATGCTTGGGGTCCATGGGACCCGAAAAAATTCACAGTAGAGGATTCCGCATTCGGCATGGTCGTTATGGAGGATGGCGCTACCATTATGCTGGAATCCAGCTGGGCGTTGAACACTCTGGAGGTTGACGAAGCAAAGTGCACCCTTTGCGGCACGGAAGGCGGCGCTGACATGAAAGGCGGCCTTCGCATTAACGGCGAACAGCACAGCCGCTTGTACACCAAGGAAGTGGAGCTGAGCTCCGGCGGGGTGGCCTTCTATGACGGCGCATCCGACAATGCGCCGGATCTGGAGATGAGAGCTTGGATTCACGCCATTGAAAACGACATCGATCCCGTAGTAACGCCGGAGCAGGCGTTTGTCGTCTCCCAAATTCTCGAAGCCATCTACGAATCGTCCAAAACAGGCAAAGCCGTTTATTTGTAA
- a CDS encoding AraC family transcriptional regulator has product MTYFPEYLKTYPNMDTSSPLHISLNQLPNGYRRHRHDFLEFSFVIEGAGQEAINEMKHDMLPGTFTFVLPYQVHELFTQPGKPLKLFNCMFSMDLLMETGAAEGLHRLFDGAGSVPFIQLNGQEQARMTWLMEDMYKEYGSNEPWRHTMLQARLKEILVLFDRTRRKQGELATSSSSGADSGRKDAEARRQAGFVWSIVHYIHKHYQDELSLSELAERFSLSVSRMSEVVKETTGQTYSQFLRDLRLRHVCSLLASTEMSIAEIAMEVGYGSYKTFSRVFRESKGIAPKDYRRSVALRGKPAAAQLEG; this is encoded by the coding sequence ATGACCTACTTTCCCGAATACCTCAAAACCTATCCCAACATGGATACATCCAGTCCGCTTCATATTAGTCTCAACCAGCTGCCGAACGGCTATCGGCGGCATCGACATGATTTTTTGGAGTTTTCGTTTGTGATTGAAGGCGCGGGCCAAGAGGCAATTAATGAAATGAAGCATGACATGCTGCCGGGCACATTCACTTTCGTGCTGCCGTACCAGGTTCATGAGCTGTTCACCCAGCCGGGCAAGCCGCTTAAGCTGTTTAATTGTATGTTCAGCATGGATTTATTAATGGAGACAGGCGCTGCGGAAGGACTTCATCGGTTATTCGACGGGGCGGGTTCGGTTCCGTTTATCCAATTAAACGGGCAAGAGCAAGCGCGAATGACGTGGCTGATGGAGGATATGTACAAGGAATACGGGAGTAACGAGCCTTGGCGTCACACCATGCTCCAAGCTCGGCTCAAGGAAATTTTGGTGTTGTTCGACCGGACGCGGAGGAAGCAGGGCGAGCTGGCCACAAGCAGCAGCTCCGGCGCCGATAGTGGAAGGAAGGACGCCGAAGCCCGCAGGCAAGCTGGATTTGTCTGGTCGATTGTTCATTATATACACAAGCACTACCAAGACGAGCTTAGCTTGTCCGAGCTTGCGGAGCGCTTCTCTCTCAGCGTGTCCAGGATGAGCGAGGTCGTCAAGGAAACAACGGGGCAGACCTACTCCCAGTTTCTTCGGGATTTACGGCTTAGGCATGTCTGCAGTCTGCTGGCATCAACAGAAATGAGCATCGCGGAGATTGCGATGGAGGTCGGCTATGGGTCTTACAAAACGTTCTCGCGAGTCTTCCGTGAGAGCAAAGGCATTGCGCCCAAGGACTACCGACGCTCAGTCGCCTTACGCGGGAAGCCGGCAGCTGCGCAGTTAGAGGGGTGA
- a CDS encoding Gfo/Idh/MocA family oxidoreductase encodes MIKIGMISYWHVHAWDYTKQAQETAGTQITAVWDEIEARGREAAEKLGVPYFSNLDDMLSSDLVDAVIVDAPTNRHEEVIVKAAKAGKHIFTEKVIAPTTDEVTRILAAVDSAGVKLTVSLPRLNDGYTLAIRSVLEQRQLGQITLVRVRLSHNGATANWLPEHFYNMEQCGGGAMIDLGCHPMYLTALFMGSLPESVRSTYGYVTGKEVEDNAVAILQGADGAIGIVEAGFVNPHSPFTIEVHGTEGTLLYGSPDAKLLVRANGDDMWNEVAIPANRESAFEQWVSHVTNGTSADENIRIARELTLLMETSNRSAREGKAILLAE; translated from the coding sequence GTGATAAAAATCGGTATGATCAGCTATTGGCATGTACACGCCTGGGATTACACCAAGCAAGCACAAGAAACGGCTGGAACACAAATTACCGCCGTTTGGGACGAAATCGAAGCGCGTGGACGAGAGGCCGCCGAGAAGCTGGGGGTTCCTTATTTCTCGAATCTTGACGACATGCTGTCCAGCGATCTTGTGGATGCGGTCATTGTGGACGCTCCGACGAACCGGCACGAGGAAGTTATCGTGAAAGCCGCAAAGGCAGGCAAGCACATTTTTACCGAGAAGGTAATCGCTCCGACAACAGATGAAGTGACTCGCATATTAGCTGCCGTGGACTCCGCCGGCGTGAAGCTGACCGTGTCACTGCCTCGTTTGAATGATGGCTATACGCTTGCAATCCGCAGTGTGCTGGAACAGCGACAGCTTGGCCAGATTACGCTTGTGCGAGTGAGACTATCGCATAACGGCGCAACCGCAAATTGGCTGCCTGAGCATTTCTATAATATGGAGCAATGCGGTGGCGGCGCCATGATTGACCTTGGCTGCCATCCGATGTATCTGACAGCGCTGTTCATGGGAAGCCTACCGGAGAGCGTTCGTTCAACTTATGGTTATGTGACGGGCAAAGAAGTAGAGGACAACGCTGTTGCTATTCTGCAAGGAGCCGACGGAGCTATTGGCATCGTTGAAGCCGGCTTTGTTAATCCGCATTCCCCGTTTACGATTGAGGTTCATGGGACGGAAGGCACACTGCTGTATGGCTCGCCGGACGCCAAGCTACTTGTTCGTGCAAACGGCGACGATATGTGGAACGAGGTTGCTATCCCTGCCAACCGCGAGAGCGCTTTCGAGCAGTGGGTCAGCCATGTGACGAACGGAACAAGCGCCGATGAGAACATTCGAATTGCGCGGGAGCTTACCTTGCTGATGGAGACCTCGAATCGCTCAGCCAGAGAAGGAAAAGCGATCCTGTTAGCCGAATAG